In Streptococcus parasuis, the following proteins share a genomic window:
- a CDS encoding ABC transporter ATP-binding protein, which translates to MTYIQVKNEGKFYQMGEALIIANKDVTFDIEQGELVMILGSSGAGKSTLLNILGGMDQADEGEVLIDGVDIAKLSSHELTNYRRDDVGFVFQFYNLVANLTAKENVELAAEIVKDALDAEEVLERVGLGHRKDNFPAQLSGGEQQRVAIARAVAKKPKLLLCDEPTGALDYQTGKQVLQILQDMSRKEGATVIIVTHNAALAPIADRVIRMRDARIHSIEINPRPQDISSLEY; encoded by the coding sequence ATGACCTATATCCAAGTGAAAAATGAAGGCAAATTCTATCAAATGGGGGAAGCCCTGATTATTGCGAACAAAGATGTAACCTTTGACATTGAGCAAGGTGAGCTGGTGATGATTCTAGGCTCATCAGGCGCTGGTAAATCAACCTTGCTGAATATTCTAGGCGGAATGGATCAAGCAGATGAAGGGGAAGTGCTGATAGATGGGGTAGATATTGCCAAATTATCAAGCCATGAATTGACCAATTATCGGAGAGATGATGTGGGCTTTGTCTTCCAATTTTATAACCTAGTAGCCAATTTAACTGCCAAGGAAAATGTAGAATTGGCTGCAGAGATTGTGAAAGATGCTCTTGATGCTGAAGAAGTCTTGGAACGGGTTGGTTTAGGACATCGGAAGGACAATTTCCCCGCTCAATTGTCAGGAGGGGAGCAGCAACGTGTGGCCATTGCGCGTGCCGTGGCAAAGAAGCCCAAATTACTACTCTGTGATGAGCCAACAGGAGCCTTGGATTATCAGACAGGAAAACAGGTCTTGCAAATCCTTCAAGATATGTCTCGAAAAGAAGGCGCGACAGTCATCATTGTGACGCACAATGCGGCACTCGCTCCAATTGCAGATCGAGTGATTCGTATGCGGGATGCACGAATCCATTCAATTGAAATAAACCCGAGACCACAGGACATTAGCAGTCTAGAGTATTAG
- a CDS encoding helicase BlpT: MNTVLFQARANRLIEDVLKAFQLDKRGTMDEFRLEKHLQEILQVLNESTDINRLTIRLEKFYQNASFLIGLGDVQLSEATKRAWRAYDQFHYDQVKPKLLLHGNTRLG, from the coding sequence ATGAATACAGTATTGTTTCAAGCTCGTGCTAATCGCTTGATTGAAGACGTTTTGAAAGCTTTCCAACTTGACAAGAGAGGGACCATGGATGAGTTTCGATTGGAAAAGCATTTACAAGAAATTTTGCAGGTGTTGAATGAGTCAACAGATATCAATCGGCTCACTATTCGATTGGAAAAATTTTATCAAAATGCAAGTTTTCTGATCGGATTGGGGGACGTTCAATTAAGCGAAGCGACTAAGCGAGCGTGGCGTGCCTATGACCAATTTCACTACGACCAAGTAAAACCCAAACTACTCCTTCACGGAAATACGAGATTAGGGTAA
- the tpx gene encoding thiol peroxidase, with protein sequence MTTFIGQTVTLIGPRLTVGDKAPDFVLMDNDLSLKSLKDFGKKNKIISVVPSIDTGICDTQTRRFNQELADRDNTVVVTISADLPFAQKRWCGVAGLENAVTLSDYYDHAFGKAYGVLMEEWHLLARAVFVLDSDNTILYVEYVDNVNTHPDYESVIEVVKGLG encoded by the coding sequence ATGACAACATTTATTGGACAAACTGTAACCTTGATTGGCCCCCGTTTGACCGTAGGGGATAAAGCGCCTGATTTTGTGCTGATGGACAATGATTTAAGCCTGAAAAGTTTGAAGGACTTTGGTAAGAAGAATAAGATCATCAGTGTGGTACCTTCTATTGACACTGGGATTTGCGATACCCAGACTCGTCGCTTCAATCAGGAACTGGCTGATCGTGATAATACGGTTGTCGTGACTATCTCCGCAGACCTACCATTTGCTCAAAAACGCTGGTGTGGGGTAGCTGGCCTAGAAAATGCTGTGACCTTATCGGATTATTATGACCATGCATTTGGAAAAGCCTATGGGGTGTTGATGGAAGAATGGCATTTGCTTGCAAGGGCCGTATTTGTCCTAGATAGTGACAATACCATTCTGTATGTTGAGTACGTGGACAATGTCAATACGCACCCTGATTATGAATCTGTCATTGAAGTGGTGAAGGGATTGGGGTAA
- a CDS encoding heavy metal translocating P-type ATPase translates to MKTSIYNVNGMTCATCALTVEKAVGKVAGVSKATVNLATEKVTVEYDEQEVEMKDLQMAVEKAGYELENPYQSQTLAIEGMTCATCALTVEKALNKLDGIQNASVNLATEKATIQYDPAHLSLSDIETAVEKAGYKAVLPKTQESEAQPSGKEQHKNDLWRRFIWSTIFTLPLLYIAMGPMVPGGGLPLPASLHQPLVFAFVQLLLVLPVLYVGRAFYQKGFKTLFAGHPNMDSLIAVGTSAALVQGIIMTILIATNQVATQHGHPELYFESAAVILTLITLGKYMEALSKGRTSEAISKLMNLAPKTAHVLRAGQEVTIPLDQVKVGDVLQVRPGEQIPVDGKIVEGQSTVDESMLTGESLPVKKTVGDIVVGATLNQHGAFQMQATKVGADTTLSQIIRLVEEAQGSKAPIAQLADRVSAVFVPIVMGLAVLSGLAWYFLGQEPWMFSLSITISVLVIACPCALGLATPTAIMVGTGKGAENGVLFKSGQAIEVLEKIDTIVFDKTGTITQGKPVVTDIQVFGHFTNEQALQLAASSEQYSEHPLAQALLRSAEETSIPLLSSKDFQALSGRGLSVTIAEQHILLGNASLMTESAIEIDQAVAVAEKFASEAKTPVYLAADGELVAVIAIADQVKPSSQTAIQALHQMGLEVVMLTGDNAKTAQAIAEQVGIDRVISQVLPEDKAEQVKRIQESGKQVAMVGDGINDAPALAQAEVGIAIGTGTDVAIESADLVLMHGDLLDVPRAVRLSQLTIRNIKENLFWAFAYNVIGIPVAMGVLHLFGGPLLNPMLAGAAMALSSVSVVLNALRLKNTRIDSL, encoded by the coding sequence ATGAAAACATCCATCTATAATGTTAACGGGATGACTTGCGCCACCTGTGCGTTAACTGTTGAAAAGGCTGTTGGAAAAGTAGCAGGAGTTTCCAAGGCTACAGTCAATCTTGCGACTGAAAAAGTAACTGTTGAATATGATGAGCAGGAAGTTGAAATGAAAGACTTGCAGATGGCTGTAGAAAAAGCTGGATATGAATTGGAAAATCCTTACCAGAGCCAAACGCTTGCTATTGAAGGGATGACCTGTGCAACCTGTGCTCTGACAGTCGAGAAAGCCTTGAATAAGCTAGATGGAATACAAAACGCCAGTGTGAATCTAGCAACGGAAAAAGCAACCATTCAGTATGATCCAGCCCATCTGAGCTTATCAGATATCGAGACAGCTGTTGAAAAAGCAGGTTATAAAGCGGTACTGCCAAAAACACAAGAGTCAGAAGCTCAACCGAGCGGAAAAGAACAACACAAAAATGATTTGTGGCGCAGATTTATCTGGTCAACCATTTTCACGCTCCCATTACTCTACATTGCAATGGGACCAATGGTGCCAGGTGGTGGATTACCCTTGCCAGCTAGTTTACATCAACCACTTGTTTTTGCCTTTGTGCAGCTCCTACTTGTCTTGCCAGTTTTATATGTCGGACGGGCTTTTTATCAAAAAGGATTTAAAACCTTGTTTGCAGGTCATCCCAATATGGATAGTTTGATTGCAGTTGGGACAAGTGCAGCCCTGGTTCAAGGGATTATTATGACGATTTTGATTGCTACCAACCAAGTAGCTACCCAACATGGTCATCCAGAACTCTATTTTGAGTCAGCGGCTGTTATTTTAACTCTTATCACTCTTGGAAAATACATGGAGGCATTATCAAAAGGGCGTACTTCAGAAGCCATCAGTAAACTGATGAACCTCGCCCCTAAAACTGCGCATGTCCTCCGTGCTGGTCAAGAAGTGACCATTCCTTTGGATCAAGTCAAAGTAGGAGATGTACTGCAAGTCCGCCCAGGTGAACAGATTCCAGTTGATGGGAAAATAGTAGAAGGCCAATCGACTGTTGATGAATCCATGCTGACAGGGGAAAGTTTGCCTGTTAAAAAAACAGTTGGAGACATAGTTGTTGGAGCGACTCTCAATCAACATGGGGCATTTCAGATGCAAGCTACAAAAGTCGGTGCAGATACAACCCTATCTCAAATTATTCGCTTGGTGGAAGAGGCACAAGGTTCAAAAGCTCCGATTGCGCAGTTGGCTGACCGCGTCTCAGCAGTCTTTGTTCCAATTGTAATGGGATTAGCCGTCCTTTCTGGCCTTGCTTGGTACTTCTTGGGACAAGAGCCCTGGATGTTCTCCCTTTCCATTACCATCTCCGTCCTTGTCATTGCCTGCCCGTGTGCCTTGGGCCTTGCCACACCAACCGCTATCATGGTCGGAACAGGTAAAGGAGCAGAAAATGGAGTTCTCTTCAAGTCTGGACAAGCGATTGAAGTACTTGAAAAAATCGATACCATTGTCTTTGACAAGACGGGAACCATCACTCAAGGAAAGCCAGTTGTAACCGACATTCAGGTTTTCGGCCATTTCACAAATGAACAAGCCCTACAGCTAGCAGCAAGCAGTGAACAATACTCAGAGCACCCACTGGCACAAGCCCTTTTGCGTTCCGCAGAGGAAACCTCCATACCATTACTTTCCAGCAAAGACTTCCAAGCACTTTCAGGTCGAGGCTTATCGGTGACAATAGCAGAGCAACACATCTTGTTAGGTAATGCCAGCTTGATGACAGAATCTGCTATTGAGATTGACCAAGCTGTAGCTGTCGCGGAAAAATTCGCCTCCGAAGCTAAAACGCCTGTTTATTTGGCAGCAGATGGGGAACTAGTTGCCGTGATTGCCATTGCTGACCAAGTAAAACCCTCTAGTCAGACCGCTATCCAGGCTTTGCACCAAATGGGATTGGAAGTTGTTATGCTGACAGGGGACAATGCCAAAACAGCTCAAGCCATTGCAGAGCAAGTCGGCATTGACCGAGTGATTAGTCAAGTTCTGCCAGAGGATAAGGCAGAACAGGTCAAACGCATCCAAGAATCAGGAAAACAAGTTGCCATGGTTGGTGACGGAATCAATGATGCCCCTGCCCTGGCCCAAGCTGAAGTTGGTATTGCTATCGGAACAGGAACAGATGTCGCGATTGAGTCTGCTGACCTCGTATTGATGCATGGAGATCTATTAGATGTACCAAGAGCAGTTCGACTCAGTCAATTAACGATTCGAAATATTAAGGAAAACCTATTCTGGGCGTTTGCCTATAACGTCATAGGAATTCCTGTTGCAATGGGTGTTCTTCACCTATTTGGTGGTCCCTTGCTCAACCCCATGTTGGCAGGAGCAGCCATGGCTCTCAGCTCAGTGTCAGTCGTCTTGAATGCTCTGCGATTGAAAAACACCCGAATTGATAGCCTCTAA
- the tehB gene encoding SAM-dependent methyltransferase TehB, with protein MTVLVPYKRMPIWNQDTVPQHFLTKHNTKVGTWAKIKVLKGQLKFEPISDDNEILGEYVYGPTDDIPFVEPQAWHRVTLLTEETEFFLEFFCQPEDYFAKKYDYTRTHSEVLEALKIIEPCKVLDLGCGHGRNSLYLAQQGFEVTAVDKDVPSIRTLLQVKEVEDLDLQAGTYDINSASLEQDYDWIISTVVFMFLERDRVPDIIHNMQERTRTGGYNLIVAAMDTEDAPCPMNFSFTFGAGELKEYYRDWELVKYNEDFGQLHKRDENGNFLKMRFATMLARKK; from the coding sequence ATGACAGTTTTAGTTCCTTACAAACGCATGCCCATTTGGAATCAGGATACGGTTCCCCAGCATTTTTTGACCAAGCACAATACCAAGGTGGGTACCTGGGCGAAGATCAAGGTTTTGAAGGGGCAGCTCAAATTTGAGCCGATTTCAGATGACAATGAGATTTTGGGAGAATATGTCTATGGTCCAACCGATGATATTCCCTTTGTGGAACCGCAGGCCTGGCATCGTGTGACCCTATTGACTGAGGAAACGGAGTTTTTCTTGGAATTTTTCTGTCAACCAGAAGACTATTTTGCTAAAAAGTATGACTATACGCGAACCCATTCGGAGGTCTTAGAGGCTTTGAAGATAATTGAGCCTTGTAAGGTCTTGGACTTGGGCTGTGGTCATGGCAGGAACAGTCTCTACTTGGCTCAGCAGGGGTTTGAGGTAACAGCTGTAGATAAAGATGTGCCAAGTATTCGGACACTCTTGCAGGTCAAGGAAGTGGAAGACTTGGACTTGCAGGCTGGGACCTATGACATCAATTCAGCCAGTCTGGAGCAGGACTATGACTGGATTATCTCAACAGTCGTCTTTATGTTCTTAGAGCGAGATCGAGTACCGGACATTATCCACAATATGCAGGAGAGAACACGCACTGGAGGTTATAACTTAATTGTGGCGGCCATGGATACAGAAGATGCGCCATGTCCTATGAATTTCTCCTTTACTTTTGGAGCAGGTGAGTTGAAAGAATACTACCGTGACTGGGAACTGGTCAAATACAATGAAGATTTTGGTCAACTCCATAAGCGGGATGAAAATGGCAATTTCCTTAAGATGCGGTTTGCGACCATGTTAGCACGAAAGAAATAG